A region from the Benincasa hispida cultivar B227 chromosome 12, ASM972705v1, whole genome shotgun sequence genome encodes:
- the LOC120067492 gene encoding putative MO25-like protein At5g47540, with translation MVDNEARQEVNASRVGSLDEHGYSMVPSLMSELNEIISQMRTVLYGNVEAEPSPDACSQLTQELFKENTFRLFIASIPKLNSGLDQCFPYLQLLQCASHVLAILQRQQEDGDIAITYGSFARECIRHQCVARYVLELEHMKFFDYIQHPIFYVALDASATFRVE, from the exons ATGGTCGATAATGAAGCACGACAAGAAGTGAATGCATCGAGAGTTGGTTCGTTAGATGAGCATGGTTATTCAATGGTTCCATCATTG ATGTCTGAACTGAAcgaaatcatttctcaaatgaGAACGGTTCTTTATGGAAATGTCGAAGCAGAACCAAGTCCAGATGCTTGTTCTCAGTTGACTCAAGAGTTATTCAAGGAGAATACATTTCGCCTCTTTATCGCTAGCATTCCAAAGCTGAACTCAGGG CTTGACCAGTGTTTCCCTTACCTGCAGCTGCTACAATGTGCATCTCATGTTCTCGCCATTCTGCAGCGGCAGCAG GAAGACGGCGACATTGCTATAACTTATGGCTCATTTGCGAGAGAATGCATCCGACACCAATGTGTTGCTAG GTATGTCCTGGAATTAGAGCATATGAAGTTCTTTGATTACATTCAACATCCAATATTTTACGTAGCATTGGATGCTTCTGCAACATTTAGAGTTGAGTAA